In Alphaproteobacteria bacterium, one genomic interval encodes:
- a CDS encoding ABC transporter permease, producing MSAEGTAVKAVGEGHSRGYYIRTVIFFAFLVFLYGPIIVIGILSFQGPQGSLMFPIREGSLIWFRDVFDPAYAGDFRLPFVRSIVLALIVMVITTLVSFLAGLAFRRGFKGSSIVFYLVIVSLIAPPFLISFGLGIGFTSLGLQSQWWSGGLGAHLTWTLPFGVLIMFAIFSRLDYSIEEAAQDQGATRWQRLRYVIIPIVAPGILAVALFGFTLSYDEFSRSSLVTGTGNTLPVEMVTVRGTAARPSLYAVGTMTTIFSLLIITGTFLSLYFLDKRRGLLTGGRVSESENYPKNPGGAAQAAE from the coding sequence ATGAGCGCAGAGGGAACAGCCGTAAAAGCCGTTGGCGAAGGTCATTCGCGCGGCTACTACATCCGGACCGTCATCTTCTTTGCGTTTCTGGTATTCCTTTACGGCCCGATCATCGTGATCGGCATCCTCTCGTTTCAGGGCCCCCAGGGCAGCCTGATGTTTCCGATCCGCGAGGGGTCGTTGATTTGGTTCCGCGACGTGTTCGATCCGGCCTACGCCGGCGATTTCCGACTGCCGTTCGTGCGGTCGATCGTCTTGGCGCTGATCGTGATGGTCATCACGACCCTGGTGTCCTTCCTTGCGGGCTTGGCGTTTCGTCGCGGGTTCAAGGGGTCGTCAATCGTATTCTATCTCGTGATCGTCAGCCTCATCGCACCGCCGTTCCTCATCAGCTTCGGCCTTGGTATCGGCTTTACCAGCCTTGGCCTGCAGTCGCAGTGGTGGTCCGGCGGCCTCGGCGCCCACCTGACATGGACGCTCCCGTTCGGTGTGTTGATCATGTTCGCGATCTTCAGCCGGCTCGACTATTCCATCGAGGAGGCCGCGCAGGACCAGGGTGCTACGCGGTGGCAGCGTCTGCGCTATGTGATTATTCCGATCGTTGCGCCGGGTATCCTCGCAGTCGCGCTCTTCGGGTTTACCCTTTCCTACGACGAGTTCTCCCGCAGTTCGCTCGTAACCGGGACGGGTAATACGTTGCCGGTCGAGATGGTCACCGTACGCGGTACGGCCGCGCGACCGTCGCTCTATGCGGTGGGGACCATGACGACCATTTTCTCGCTGTTGATCATCACCGGTACGTTCCTCAGCCTCTATTTCCTCGACAAACGGCGCGGTCTCCTCACAGGCGGTCGGGTCAGCGAGAGCGAGAATTACCCCAAGAATCCGGGCGGCGCCGCCCAAGCCGCCGAGTAG
- a CDS encoding ABC transporter permease, giving the protein METEQTVLQRYSAYLQISPLVLILLTFLIAPMFVILLYSLYKFGPFSTQVGVFVIENYVRTLSFDSATWSALADTIRTTAITWAITLVLGFILTYYLVFDVIQLRIKIFLFLLAVVPFWTSGVVRMIAWVPFLGKEGLINGSLIGLGITDEPLQFLLFSDFAVILSYVHVLTLFMVAPLFNVMARIDLRLIEAAKDQGAKGWQILLYIIIPLSRPGIAIGTIFIVALTASDFVAVRILSGGTSGTLATAVFNQYAQSRHPYSAASGIILLVILLLFVGGIMRLVDIRKQL; this is encoded by the coding sequence ATGGAGACGGAACAGACTGTCTTGCAGCGCTATAGCGCATACCTGCAGATATCGCCGCTGGTGCTGATCCTGCTGACCTTCTTGATCGCGCCGATGTTCGTGATCTTGCTCTACAGCCTTTACAAGTTCGGGCCTTTTTCGACCCAAGTCGGCGTTTTTGTCATTGAGAACTACGTGCGGACGCTGTCGTTCGATAGCGCGACGTGGAGTGCGCTTGCCGACACGATCCGTACAACGGCGATAACTTGGGCCATCACGCTGGTCCTAGGCTTTATCCTCACTTACTACCTCGTCTTCGACGTCATCCAACTCCGCATCAAGATCTTTCTGTTCCTGCTGGCCGTGGTGCCGTTTTGGACATCGGGTGTCGTGCGGATGATCGCCTGGGTGCCGTTCCTCGGTAAAGAAGGGTTGATTAACGGATCTCTGATCGGTCTCGGGATTACAGACGAGCCGCTCCAGTTTCTTCTCTTTTCCGACTTCGCGGTCATCCTGTCCTACGTTCATGTGCTTACCCTGTTCATGGTGGCACCGCTGTTCAACGTAATGGCGCGAATCGATCTTCGTTTGATCGAGGCAGCTAAAGACCAGGGCGCTAAGGGCTGGCAAATTCTGCTGTACATCATCATTCCGTTGTCGCGGCCCGGTATCGCGATCGGAACGATCTTCATCGTTGCGCTCACCGCATCGGATTTCGTCGCCGTGCGCATTCTCTCGGGCGGAACGTCGGGGACGTTGGCGACGGCGGTCTTTAACCAATATGCCCAGTCGCGCCACCCCTATTCGGCTGCTAGCGGGATCATTCTTCTGGTCATTCTTTTACTTTTCGTCGGTGGCATCATGCGCCTCGTCGATATCCGCAAACAGCTCTAG
- a CDS encoding extracellular solute-binding protein translates to MSKRNISRRTVLKGTAAAAGVAVGSGAVSGFPTIWAQNLKDVTLRSIGSAVTHVEPWAKQASEDLGFKIEITALDFDAITNRIITQPGSFDIAEPTFNTFRRLSPVGNIQPIDTKRLKNWDKINDLYRTGRLTPDSPFGDGQNPTTVMYTKDGKSFVKPGESDWLFGLPSVHNADTLGYRPDLTGRKLESWAELISDEWRGKVALQSFPDIAMMDIALAIEGAGLLKYKNKGNMTKEEIDKTFVILTDLKKKGHVRAFWTTFSESVTLMVSGETVIQSMWSPAVTVTKSQGVPCVYGDLKEGYRGWTIGYVLPKQLSGIKLDAAYEFFNWLSSGWSGAFFGRQGYYMPTLENTKKFMTADEWGFWYDGKPAQGVIKDPFGNELEKPGTVRDGGSYQDRMGNIAVWNSEFDEFGYLVDEWNKFQSG, encoded by the coding sequence ATGAGCAAGCGAAACATCAGCCGCCGTACAGTGCTCAAGGGCACAGCGGCCGCCGCTGGCGTCGCGGTCGGCTCGGGTGCCGTTAGCGGCTTCCCGACGATCTGGGCGCAAAATCTGAAAGACGTAACGTTGCGGTCGATCGGTTCGGCCGTGACCCACGTCGAACCATGGGCGAAGCAAGCGAGTGAAGATCTTGGCTTCAAGATCGAAATCACCGCGCTCGACTTCGATGCGATCACCAACCGCATCATCACCCAGCCCGGGTCGTTCGATATCGCAGAGCCCACATTCAACACGTTCCGTCGGCTTTCGCCGGTCGGTAACATTCAACCGATCGACACCAAGCGGTTGAAGAACTGGGACAAGATCAACGATCTGTATCGCACGGGTCGTTTGACGCCGGATTCGCCGTTTGGCGACGGCCAGAACCCGACCACTGTCATGTACACTAAGGACGGCAAGAGCTTCGTTAAGCCGGGCGAGTCCGATTGGCTCTTCGGTTTGCCGAGCGTTCACAACGCCGACACCTTGGGCTATCGCCCCGACCTGACCGGCCGCAAGCTGGAAAGCTGGGCCGAGCTGATCAGCGACGAGTGGCGCGGCAAGGTTGCCCTGCAAAGCTTCCCGGACATCGCGATGATGGACATCGCGCTGGCCATCGAAGGCGCGGGACTGCTCAAGTACAAGAACAAAGGCAACATGACGAAAGAGGAAATCGACAAGACGTTCGTGATCCTCACCGACCTCAAGAAAAAGGGTCATGTGCGTGCGTTCTGGACCACGTTCAGCGAATCCGTAACGCTGATGGTCTCGGGCGAGACGGTGATTCAGTCGATGTGGTCGCCGGCCGTTACGGTCACCAAGTCCCAGGGCGTGCCCTGCGTTTATGGCGATCTCAAGGAAGGCTATCGCGGTTGGACGATCGGCTACGTGTTGCCGAAGCAGCTCAGCGGCATCAAGCTCGATGCGGCATACGAGTTCTTCAACTGGCTGTCGTCCGGTTGGTCTGGTGCGTTCTTCGGTCGTCAGGGCTACTACATGCCGACGCTCGAAAACACCAAGAAGTTCATGACCGCCGACGAGTGGGGCTTCTGGTACGACGGCAAGCCCGCCCAGGGCGTCATCAAGGATCCGTTCGGCAACGAACTCGAAAAGCCGGGTACGGTGCGCGACGGCGGTTCCTACCAGGACCGCATGGGCAATATCGCGGTGTGGAACTCCGAGTTCGACGAATTCGGTTACCTCGTCGACGAATGGAACAAGTTCCAGTCCGGTTAA
- a CDS encoding aspartate/glutamate racemase family protein yields MAAKKRVVVLVPFAFDENGLSKRRAQQNSVVLGPDIEFDYRPVKAGPALYDSYHDGVLADMSMFEAGLTAQEDGYDAVCIDTMSDSGQNGLRSVLDIPVISPGKASYLMCLLLGTNFGVLTQWDPWKALYKKTVREYGLDHLCAGIRSPNIMPDPENLLGGKEEDVFPKLLEAGMKLVEEDGAEAICLGSTTMHESHAYLAEHLPVPVINPGPLTYKLAEALLGLNLTHSRKAYPRPTVTKYNLAHAMMDGGAGYKGDD; encoded by the coding sequence ATGGCAGCGAAAAAAAGAGTCGTCGTTTTGGTTCCGTTTGCGTTCGATGAGAACGGGTTGTCGAAACGGCGCGCGCAACAGAACTCCGTGGTTCTCGGCCCGGATATCGAATTCGACTACCGACCTGTGAAGGCCGGCCCAGCACTCTACGACAGCTATCATGACGGCGTGCTGGCCGACATGTCGATGTTCGAAGCGGGCCTAACCGCACAAGAAGACGGCTACGACGCCGTCTGTATCGATACCATGAGCGATTCCGGTCAGAACGGCCTACGGAGCGTGCTCGACATACCCGTGATCTCGCCGGGCAAAGCGTCGTATCTGATGTGCCTCTTGCTCGGAACAAATTTCGGCGTACTGACCCAATGGGATCCGTGGAAGGCGCTCTACAAAAAAACGGTGCGGGAATACGGTTTGGACCATCTGTGCGCCGGCATCCGCTCACCCAACATCATGCCCGATCCGGAAAACCTGCTGGGTGGCAAGGAAGAGGACGTGTTTCCGAAACTCCTCGAGGCCGGGATGAAACTGGTCGAGGAAGACGGCGCCGAAGCGATTTGCCTTGGCTCGACGACGATGCACGAATCGCACGCCTACCTCGCCGAACACCTGCCGGTGCCGGTCATCAATCCGGGTCCCCTCACCTACAAGCTCGCCGAAGCGTTACTGGGCTTGAACTTGACCCATAGCCGCAAGGCATACCCGCGTCCGACGGTTACAAAGTACAACCTGGCGCACGCCATGATGGACGGGGGCGCAGGCTACAAGGGCGACGACTAG
- a CDS encoding amidase — MTAVGPRPPDIEEIFALSEEFGLNLSADEATSYQAVMAGAFRTYQALDALTEPRPTVAWPRTPGYRPESGENPFNAWYWRTEIKGNPDGPLAGEAVGVKDSIAVAGVPMANGSRTLDGFVPDIDATVVARLLDAGATIAGKTTASDLCGVAGGHDHPFGTVRNPHDPARSPGGSSCGSGAAIAAGDIRMALGGDQGGSIRIPAAWCGTVGLKATFGLVPYTGCMGMETSLDHVGPMSDTVANCARLLTAIAGPDPLDPRAAGLPADCVGDYVAAIEQDLDGLTIGVLKEGFGHTEWPTLGFGASDPVVDNRVRETVAALESAGAKVVEVSVPEHIDTAHVLVALLEEGVCANMLRGNAAGHGWQGFYDTRLQDTFARGWRQQAADLPPPIKTILLVGEHMHRHYHGHYYAKAQNLRPQMRAAYDRALAQCDALVMPTLPFRAPLMPAADAPIPERMTIALNMIGNVCQANVTGHPAISVPCAMPDGLPVGLQFMGRHFEEATLLRLAAAVERAGDWRAR, encoded by the coding sequence ATGACTGCCGTCGGTCCCCGCCCACCCGATATCGAAGAGATCTTCGCGCTATCGGAAGAATTCGGTCTGAACCTAAGTGCAGACGAGGCGACGTCCTACCAAGCGGTGATGGCGGGGGCGTTTCGCACCTACCAGGCGCTAGACGCCCTGACCGAACCGCGCCCGACCGTCGCTTGGCCGCGGACGCCGGGATACCGGCCCGAATCCGGCGAAAACCCTTTCAATGCCTGGTACTGGCGCACAGAGATCAAAGGGAACCCCGATGGCCCGCTCGCAGGTGAAGCAGTCGGGGTCAAGGATTCCATCGCAGTCGCCGGAGTGCCGATGGCCAACGGGTCGCGTACCCTCGACGGATTCGTTCCCGATATTGATGCGACCGTGGTCGCACGGCTCCTCGATGCGGGCGCGACGATTGCGGGCAAGACCACCGCATCCGACCTTTGCGGGGTTGCCGGCGGTCACGATCATCCCTTCGGAACCGTCCGCAATCCCCACGACCCGGCGCGCTCGCCGGGCGGGTCGTCCTGTGGGTCGGGGGCGGCGATCGCCGCGGGCGACATCCGCATGGCGCTCGGCGGCGACCAGGGCGGATCGATCCGAATCCCCGCCGCATGGTGCGGCACGGTCGGCCTGAAAGCGACATTCGGGCTGGTGCCCTATACCGGTTGCATGGGCATGGAAACCTCGCTCGATCACGTTGGCCCGATGAGCGATACCGTGGCCAACTGCGCGAGGTTGTTGACGGCGATCGCGGGGCCGGACCCGCTGGACCCGCGCGCTGCGGGACTACCCGCCGATTGTGTCGGCGACTACGTCGCAGCCATCGAGCAAGACCTCGACGGCCTGACGATCGGCGTTCTCAAAGAGGGCTTCGGGCACACGGAATGGCCGACCCTTGGCTTTGGCGCGAGCGATCCCGTGGTCGACAATCGGGTGCGCGAGACCGTCGCCGCGCTTGAATCGGCAGGGGCAAAAGTTGTCGAGGTATCAGTACCCGAGCACATCGATACCGCCCATGTTCTGGTTGCGCTGCTCGAAGAGGGTGTGTGCGCCAACATGCTGCGCGGCAATGCTGCTGGCCACGGTTGGCAGGGCTTCTACGATACCCGCCTGCAAGACACCTTCGCGCGCGGTTGGCGGCAACAGGCCGCCGACCTGCCGCCGCCGATCAAAACGATTCTCTTGGTCGGTGAACACATGCACCGCCATTATCACGGGCACTACTATGCTAAAGCGCAGAATCTGCGGCCCCAAATGCGTGCCGCCTACGACCGGGCGCTGGCGCAGTGCGACGCCTTGGTCATGCCGACCTTGCCGTTTCGTGCCCCCTTGATGCCAGCCGCTGATGCGCCAATCCCGGAGCGGATGACGATCGCGCTCAACATGATTGGCAACGTGTGCCAGGCGAACGTAACCGGCCACCCGGCGATTTCGGTGCCGTGCGCGATGCCCGACGGATTACCGGTTGGCCTTCAGTTTATGGGGCGCCACTTCGAGGAAGCGACGTTGCTCCGCCTCGCAGCCGCTGTCGAGCGCGCCGGCGACTGGCGCGCTCGCTAG
- the puuE gene encoding allantoinase PuuE encodes MNDPYPRDLVGYGAKIPQVTWPNGARIAVSFVLNYEEGGERTILDGDSESESYLAEMYGLPALVGRRNRFVEDIFEYGSRAGFWRIMRLFAERNIPFTSWAVGLALKRNPEAAAAMIEAGHEVASHHWRWFDYADVPKEVEREHIQLTIDTIKELCGTRPLGWYTGRYSDNTLPLLMEEGGTVYASEFYNDDLPYWIDVDKKPLLIVPYALDTNDFKFALAPGWMSGEDFTHYLKAAFDHLYREGETAPKMMSIGLHCRLSGRPGRAEALAKFMDYVLEHDGVWVAQRIEIARHWMAHHPASG; translated from the coding sequence ATGAACGATCCCTACCCTCGCGATCTCGTCGGATACGGCGCGAAGATCCCCCAGGTGACCTGGCCCAACGGCGCCCGGATCGCCGTGAGTTTCGTCCTAAACTACGAAGAGGGCGGGGAACGCACGATCCTCGACGGCGACAGCGAATCCGAATCCTATCTTGCCGAGATGTACGGGCTGCCTGCGCTCGTCGGTCGGCGCAATCGATTCGTCGAGGACATCTTCGAGTACGGGAGCCGGGCCGGGTTCTGGCGAATCATGCGCCTGTTCGCCGAGCGCAACATTCCGTTCACCTCCTGGGCCGTCGGCCTTGCGTTAAAGCGCAATCCTGAAGCGGCTGCGGCGATGATCGAAGCGGGCCATGAAGTGGCCAGCCACCACTGGCGCTGGTTCGACTATGCCGACGTTCCCAAGGAGGTCGAGCGCGAACACATCCAACTCACGATCGATACCATCAAAGAGCTGTGCGGAACGCGACCGCTTGGCTGGTATACCGGACGCTACAGCGACAACACGCTCCCGCTCTTGATGGAGGAAGGCGGCACCGTCTACGCCTCCGAGTTCTATAACGACGACCTGCCCTACTGGATCGATGTCGATAAGAAGCCGCTCCTGATCGTGCCCTATGCGCTCGACACCAACGACTTCAAGTTTGCCCTGGCGCCTGGTTGGATGTCGGGCGAGGACTTTACGCACTACCTCAAGGCGGCATTCGACCACTTGTACCGGGAGGGCGAAACCGCGCCGAAGATGATGTCGATCGGGCTGCATTGCCGCCTTAGCGGCAGGCCCGGCCGCGCCGAGGCTCTAGCGAAGTTTATGGACTACGTGCTCGAACACGACGGCGTGTGGGTTGCCCAGCGGATCGAAATCGCGCGCCATTGGATGGCGCATCACCCGGCGTCCGGCTAG
- the iaaH gene encoding indoleacetamide hydrolase translates to MALHDLTLTDVLTGLEAGWFSAEELARDLIGQADRFADINAFIAFDEGCILADARQADVRRSEGDKGSLLGAPLVLKDNIDVAGLVTTGGTNALRHNVARRSAPVAQRLLDAGAIFFGKANLHELAFGCTSNNGSFGAARNPYDPDRVAGGSSGGTAAAIGARMAPAGIGSDTGGSVRIPAGFCGVAGFRPTTDRYPGAGIVPISHSRDTAGPMARSVADLRILDSIMCGATAKPSALPSLGEIRIGVPRACFFDALEPEVEAGIEAALERFAAYGITLVDADIPDVEKVHKAGNFPVLLYEAIGDLTAYLATGDTGLDIAAVVAEVGSPDVRQILEPLLGAGAITESAYHEAMSVHRPHLQQIYAAYFAEHRLDAVIYPTVPVMPVLIDQEQSGALQGGDTVPGINLFDRNTGPSSNAGIPSLSMPSGLSARGLPVGFTLDAPVGKDDALLALGVALEALEPNMPAPVMDW, encoded by the coding sequence ATGGCGCTCCACGATCTCACGCTCACCGACGTTCTGACCGGCCTTGAAGCCGGATGGTTTAGCGCCGAAGAACTCGCACGCGATTTGATCGGTCAAGCTGATCGCTTTGCCGACATCAATGCCTTCATCGCCTTCGACGAAGGCTGCATCCTCGCCGACGCCCGTCAAGCCGACGTGCGGCGCTCTGAAGGCGACAAGGGGTCTCTTCTCGGCGCGCCCCTAGTTCTGAAAGACAATATCGACGTTGCCGGTTTGGTGACCACCGGCGGTACCAATGCCTTACGCCACAATGTGGCGCGCCGCAGTGCGCCGGTCGCCCAGCGGTTGCTCGATGCGGGCGCGATCTTCTTCGGTAAGGCAAACCTCCATGAACTCGCCTTCGGCTGCACCTCGAACAACGGAAGCTTCGGCGCTGCACGCAATCCCTACGATCCTGACCGCGTGGCTGGCGGCAGCAGCGGCGGTACCGCGGCTGCGATTGGTGCGCGGATGGCGCCTGCTGGCATCGGCAGCGACACCGGTGGGTCTGTGCGGATTCCTGCAGGGTTTTGCGGCGTAGCCGGATTCCGCCCGACCACCGACCGCTACCCCGGAGCCGGAATCGTGCCGATTTCCCACTCGCGCGACACCGCTGGGCCGATGGCGCGCAGCGTCGCAGACCTCCGAATCCTCGACAGCATTATGTGTGGCGCCACGGCAAAACCATCCGCGTTGCCGTCCTTGGGCGAAATCCGGATCGGCGTGCCGCGCGCGTGTTTCTTCGATGCACTTGAGCCGGAGGTCGAGGCCGGGATCGAGGCCGCTCTTGAACGGTTCGCGGCCTACGGCATCACCCTGGTCGACGCCGACATTCCAGACGTCGAGAAGGTCCACAAGGCCGGCAATTTCCCCGTCCTGCTCTACGAGGCCATAGGCGACCTTACCGCTTACCTGGCGACCGGCGACACCGGTCTCGACATTGCCGCCGTCGTCGCCGAAGTGGGCAGCCCCGATGTACGTCAGATACTGGAGCCGCTGCTGGGCGCGGGGGCGATCACCGAATCTGCCTACCATGAGGCAATGAGTGTTCATCGGCCGCACCTGCAGCAAATCTACGCTGCCTATTTCGCCGAGCACCGGCTCGACGCCGTCATCTATCCGACGGTCCCCGTGATGCCAGTACTGATCGACCAAGAGCAATCGGGCGCGCTTCAGGGCGGCGATACCGTTCCCGGTATCAATCTGTTCGACCGTAATACCGGGCCGTCAAGCAACGCCGGCATCCCCAGTCTCAGCATGCCGTCGGGACTTTCAGCCCGCGGGCTCCCGGTCGGCTTCACGTTGGACGCGCCGGTCGGCAAGGACGACGCGCTGCTCGCGCTCGGTGTTGCCCTGGAGGCGCTTGAGCCAAATATGCCTGCGCCAGTGATGGACTGGTAA
- a CDS encoding ABC transporter ATP-binding protein, giving the protein MSSQGRGEVQLVNLAKHFGGTRAVDGINLTIPDGAYCCVIGPSGCGKTTILRMIAGHEHPTGGNVMIGGQAVEGLTPVQRGTSMMFQSYALFPHLSVADNVSFSLKVKGVEKSERRKKAMEVLDTVQMTHLADRVPAQLSGGQQQRVALARSLITNPKVLLLDEPLSALDEFLRLQMREELRRLQKEIGITFIHVTHTQPEALALADVIVVMDQGRIDQAGSAREIFNAPVSAYVAEFMGGWNVFRGSVSGLDGDKAHVTESSGKKFVLPKGTLTTGANVGFSIRRDRIHMTRGHDTSKESNAVTGTVHGIEYQGSWVKVTMVREGQDEHVVANESEEEFFQQPVDFGDPVTAYWKTEDSHMLSH; this is encoded by the coding sequence ATGAGCAGCCAGGGCAGAGGTGAAGTTCAACTGGTGAATCTCGCCAAACACTTCGGCGGGACGCGAGCGGTCGATGGGATCAATCTGACGATTCCCGATGGCGCCTATTGCTGTGTGATCGGTCCGTCGGGCTGCGGTAAGACGACCATCTTGCGCATGATCGCCGGCCACGAACACCCGACCGGCGGCAATGTCATGATCGGCGGCCAGGCTGTCGAAGGGCTGACGCCGGTCCAGCGCGGCACATCGATGATGTTTCAAAGCTACGCCCTGTTCCCGCATCTGTCGGTGGCCGACAACGTGTCCTTCAGCCTCAAGGTCAAAGGCGTCGAAAAGAGCGAGCGTCGCAAAAAGGCGATGGAAGTTCTTGACACCGTGCAAATGACGCATCTGGCGGACCGTGTCCCCGCGCAGTTGTCGGGCGGCCAGCAACAGCGTGTTGCGTTGGCGCGTTCGCTGATTACTAACCCCAAAGTGTTGCTGCTCGACGAACCCTTGTCTGCGCTTGACGAATTTCTGCGCCTCCAGATGCGCGAAGAACTGCGGCGCCTGCAAAAAGAAATCGGCATCACCTTCATCCACGTCACCCATACCCAGCCCGAGGCGCTGGCGTTGGCGGACGTCATCGTCGTTATGGATCAAGGCCGGATCGACCAGGCTGGCAGCGCGCGCGAAATTTTCAATGCGCCCGTTTCGGCTTATGTCGCGGAGTTCATGGGTGGTTGGAACGTCTTCCGGGGGTCGGTCTCCGGCCTCGACGGCGACAAAGCCCACGTCACCGAATCGAGCGGCAAGAAATTCGTGCTCCCCAAGGGAACACTGACGACCGGTGCCAACGTCGGTTTTTCGATTCGCCGCGATCGCATTCACATGACTCGCGGTCACGACACGAGCAAGGAAAGCAACGCCGTCACCGGCACCGTCCATGGCATCGAGTACCAGGGCAGTTGGGTCAAGGTAACGATGGTTCGTGAAGGCCAAGACGAGCACGTCGTAGCCAACGAGTCCGAGGAAGAGTTTTTCCAGCAGCCGGTCGACTTCGGCGATCCCGTGACCGCGTATTGGAAAACCGAAGACAGCCACATGTTGTCGCACTAA
- the hisD gene encoding histidinol dehydrogenase: MIQELKTGKTEEEREEADQKVRQTVEGIIADVKARGDTAVRDLSEKFDKWAPDSFRLSPEQIAEVVASVSPRTIEDIKFAQVQIRNFAQKQRDSMHDVEVETLPGIVLGHKNLPIDSVGCYVPGGRYPMVASAHMSVLTAKVAGVRRVVACTPPINGKLPAETIAAMHFAGADEIYILGGVQAIAGMAIGTETIAPVDMLVGPGNAFVAEAKRQLFGRVGIDLLAGPTETLIIADETSDAEMCATDLLGQAEHGPNSPAYLLTTSRALAEAVPGEIARQLETLETADVASVAWEEYGRIILCDTVDEMVQVADEIASEHVQVLTADPQYFLDNMKNYGALFLGKETNVAYGDKVIGTNHTLPTRKAARYTGGLWVGKFIKTVTYQRCTEEASAMIGEYCSRLCAIENFAGHKAQADLRVARYGKQAAE; the protein is encoded by the coding sequence ATGATCCAAGAACTGAAGACCGGAAAAACCGAGGAAGAACGGGAAGAAGCGGATCAAAAAGTGCGGCAAACCGTCGAAGGGATCATTGCCGATGTGAAGGCACGCGGGGACACTGCGGTCCGCGATCTGTCGGAGAAGTTCGACAAATGGGCCCCCGATTCTTTCCGGCTAAGCCCCGAGCAGATCGCCGAGGTCGTCGCGTCGGTCTCACCCCGGACCATCGAAGATATCAAGTTCGCCCAGGTCCAGATCCGCAATTTCGCCCAAAAACAACGCGATTCGATGCATGACGTCGAGGTCGAAACCCTCCCCGGTATCGTTCTGGGGCACAAAAATCTGCCGATCGATTCGGTGGGGTGCTACGTCCCCGGCGGCCGCTACCCCATGGTGGCATCGGCCCATATGAGCGTGTTGACCGCGAAAGTTGCGGGGGTGCGTCGGGTCGTCGCCTGTACCCCGCCGATCAACGGCAAGTTGCCGGCCGAGACGATCGCCGCCATGCACTTCGCCGGCGCCGACGAAATTTACATCCTTGGCGGCGTACAGGCGATTGCCGGAATGGCCATCGGCACCGAGACCATCGCGCCCGTCGACATGCTGGTCGGCCCGGGCAACGCCTTCGTCGCCGAAGCCAAACGTCAGCTCTTCGGCAGGGTCGGGATCGACTTGCTGGCCGGACCGACCGAAACGCTGATCATCGCCGATGAAACTTCGGATGCGGAAATGTGCGCAACCGATCTGTTGGGCCAGGCTGAGCACGGGCCCAATTCGCCGGCCTATCTTCTGACGACGTCGCGGGCGTTGGCCGAAGCCGTGCCGGGCGAAATCGCGCGCCAGCTCGAAACGCTGGAAACCGCCGATGTCGCCAGCGTCGCGTGGGAGGAATACGGACGTATCATCCTGTGCGACACAGTCGACGAGATGGTTCAGGTTGCCGACGAGATCGCCTCGGAACATGTCCAAGTACTTACCGCCGATCCGCAATACTTCTTGGATAACATGAAGAACTACGGCGCGTTGTTCCTCGGCAAAGAGACCAACGTGGCTTACGGCGACAAAGTGATCGGCACCAACCACACGCTGCCGACACGCAAAGCGGCCCGCTATACCGGCGGTCTGTGGGTCGGAAAGTTCATCAAGACCGTCACCTACCAACGCTGCACAGAGGAAGCGAGCGCGATGATCGGCGAATACTGCTCGCGCCTGTGTGCCATTGAGAACTTCGCCGGTCACAAGGCGCAGGCCGACCTTCGCGTCGCCCGCTACGGCAAGCAAGCGGCGGAGTAA